The Porphyrobacter sp. HT-58-2 genome has a window encoding:
- a CDS encoding autotransporter assembly complex protein TamA, which yields MEFDRAPLRTIAGAIGYGTEDGFKVEGLWEHRNLFPPEGALRLRGILGTREALASVGVRRNNFRGRDQVLNVDLFASDITTLAVDSRGGGVRATFEKVSNLLFQKPLSWQVGGELVFTDERNRLVRTAPGGPAPRRSFLIGGLFGSVTLDGSDDLLDPTSGYRATAFLAPEVSRSGGTETFYLRAQGDASYYQSFGSTTLAGRVRAATIQGAAADDIAPSRRIYSGGGASVRGYGFQGVGPRDAVGNPIGGASLIEFALEARIDTPLFDGALEVVPFIDAGSVARGSAPDFGDIRVGAGVGIRYKTTFGPIRVDVATPINPTPFDSPVVVYVSLGQAF from the coding sequence GTGGAATTCGATCGGGCGCCCTTGCGCACCATCGCAGGCGCGATCGGTTACGGCACCGAAGATGGCTTCAAGGTCGAAGGGCTGTGGGAGCATCGCAATCTGTTCCCGCCGGAGGGGGCGCTGCGGCTGCGCGGCATCCTCGGCACGCGCGAGGCGCTGGCGAGCGTGGGTGTTCGGCGCAACAATTTTCGCGGGCGCGATCAGGTGCTGAATGTCGATCTGTTCGCCAGCGATATCACCACGCTGGCGGTGGATTCGCGCGGGGGCGGGGTGCGCGCCACCTTCGAGAAGGTGTCGAACCTGCTGTTCCAGAAACCGTTGAGCTGGCAAGTTGGCGGCGAACTGGTTTTCACCGATGAACGCAACCGATTGGTGCGGACGGCTCCGGGCGGGCCGGCACCGCGTCGCAGCTTTCTCATCGGAGGACTTTTCGGCAGCGTGACGCTCGATGGCAGCGATGATCTGCTCGATCCGACCAGTGGTTATCGCGCCACGGCCTTTCTTGCGCCTGAAGTGTCGCGATCGGGCGGCACCGAAACCTTCTATCTGCGTGCGCAGGGCGATGCGAGCTATTACCAGTCTTTTGGTTCGACCACGCTGGCAGGGCGGGTTCGGGCGGCGACCATTCAGGGCGCGGCGGCCGATGATATCGCGCCCTCGCGGCGGATCTATTCCGGCGGCGGGGCGTCGGTGCGCGGCTATGGCTTTCAGGGGGTTGGTCCGCGCGATGCGGTGGGCAACCCGATCGGCGGGGCATCGCTCATCGAATTCGCACTCGAGGCGCGGATTGACACGCCGCTGTTCGATGGCGCGCTGGAAGTGGTTCCGTTCATTGACGCAGGTTCAGTCGCGCGCGGATCGGCCCCCGACTTTGGCGATATCCGCGTGGGTGCAGGGGTAGGGATCCGTTACAAGACCACCTTCGGCCCGATCCGTGTCGACGTCGCCACTCCGATCAATCCGACCCCCTTCGATAGTCCGGTGGTGGTCTATGTCAGTCTGGGACAAGCGTTCTGA
- a CDS encoding helix-turn-helix transcriptional regulator: MENRLKHYRELKGWSQGELARRLGVSRQTVNAVETDKYDPSLPLALRMARLFEVAVPDLFIDHWEPEA; this comes from the coding sequence TTGGAAAACCGTCTGAAGCACTATCGTGAGCTCAAGGGCTGGAGTCAGGGTGAACTGGCCCGTCGGCTCGGCGTTTCGCGGCAGACGGTCAATGCGGTCGAGACCGACAAGTATGACCCGTCTCTGCCCCTCGCCCTGCGCATGGCGCGGCTGTTTGAGGTCGCAGTGCCTGACCTGTTCATCGATCACTGGGAGCCTGAAGCATGA
- a CDS encoding lysozyme, producing the protein MPYQPATPLLSLMRRLAALPAHSGTPAPVTSTATPSEQRSIGPQGVALIKRFEGCARLRTDGMIEAYPDPGTGAAPWTIGWGATGRDLFNGGRIGPGTRWTQAQCDARLADDLRRYAAEVEAAIGTAPTTPCQFDALVSFHYNTGAIARATLTRKHIAGDHAGAAREFARWNRAGGRVLKGLVRRRAAEAELYCS; encoded by the coding sequence ATGCCCTATCAGCCCGCCACCCCCTTGCTTTCGCTGATGCGCCGACTTGCGGCTCTGCCCGCGCACAGCGGCACGCCGGCGCCCGTCACATCCACGGCAACGCCATCAGAGCAGCGGTCGATCGGCCCGCAGGGCGTTGCGCTCATCAAGCGCTTCGAAGGCTGCGCCCGGTTGCGTACCGACGGCATGATCGAGGCCTATCCTGACCCCGGCACCGGAGCCGCGCCATGGACCATCGGCTGGGGAGCGACCGGACGCGACCTCTTCAACGGCGGTCGCATCGGCCCTGGTACACGCTGGACGCAGGCGCAGTGCGACGCCCGCCTTGCCGATGATCTGCGGCGTTACGCTGCCGAAGTCGAAGCTGCGATCGGCACGGCCCCCACCACGCCCTGCCAGTTCGATGCGCTGGTGAGCTTCCACTACAACACCGGGGCCATTGCCCGCGCTACCCTCACCAGAAAGCATATCGCAGGCGATCACGCCGGTGCTGCACGCGAATTCGCGCGCTGGAACCGCGCGGGCGGCCGCGTGCTCAAGGGCCTGGTGCGGCGCCGCGCTGCCGAAGCGGAACTTTACTGTTCATGA
- a CDS encoding arginyltransferase, with protein MTAPIRFPRFFVTSPAPCPYLPGRSERKVFTELKGPHADQLNEALGRIGFRRSQTVAYRPSCLDCQACVSVRVVAGQFEPSSTQKRDLKRNSDLIVTECRPWATDEQFALLARYLGARHPDGGMSAMDEMDYADMIEHTPVSSVVTEYREPGPNGKPGRLVGACLTDRQGDGLSMIYSFYEPDHPGRAGLGSFIILDHIRRAAAEGLPYVYLGYWVEGSPRMQYKVRYRPLERLTREGWQRMDPQEQHRLIAAATAPRREQSETLAGARGKDGQPVKFTAS; from the coding sequence GTGACGGCACCGATCCGCTTTCCCCGGTTCTTCGTGACAAGCCCAGCGCCATGTCCCTATCTGCCGGGCCGCAGCGAACGCAAGGTGTTTACAGAGCTGAAAGGGCCGCACGCCGATCAGTTGAACGAAGCACTCGGCCGCATCGGTTTTCGTCGCAGCCAGACTGTCGCCTACCGGCCTTCATGCCTCGACTGTCAGGCGTGTGTTTCGGTGCGGGTCGTGGCTGGACAGTTTGAGCCCTCGTCGACGCAGAAGCGCGATCTGAAGCGCAATTCCGATCTGATCGTCACGGAATGCCGCCCTTGGGCGACCGATGAACAATTCGCGCTGCTCGCCCGTTATCTCGGCGCGCGACACCCCGATGGCGGGATGTCGGCAATGGACGAGATGGATTATGCCGATATGATCGAGCACACGCCGGTCAGCAGCGTCGTTACCGAGTATCGCGAACCGGGACCGAACGGCAAGCCGGGGCGACTGGTGGGCGCCTGCCTGACCGATCGGCAGGGCGATGGGCTGTCGATGATCTATTCCTTCTACGAACCTGATCATCCCGGCCGCGCTGGCCTTGGCAGCTTCATCATCCTTGATCATATCCGCCGCGCGGCAGCCGAAGGATTGCCCTACGTCTATCTGGGCTATTGGGTCGAAGGCAGTCCGCGGATGCAATACAAGGTTCGCTATCGCCCGCTTGAGCGGCTGACCCGCGAGGGCTGGCAACGCATGGACCCGCAAGAACAGCATCGCCTGATTGCCGCCGCCACCGCGCCGCGGCGCGAACAGAGCGAAACCCTGGCCGGTGCGCGGGGCAAGGATGGCCAGCCTGTCAAGTTCACGGCCAGCTAG
- a CDS encoding translocation/assembly module TamB domain-containing protein, whose translation MADEAGIPEAAAPAQSSAPVSTRRRWGKRLGWALALLLAPFLFAAAFLATPIGKRFIADQIAAIAPASGLRFSVGRIEGDIYGKAVLRSVVVSDPKGAFLTIPEVRLDWRPLHWLWSGLDIREVTTRRGRLTRLPELLPGDPDAPLLPDFDIRVDRLVIDDLVIAKGVATDKDERADLSARIDIRDGRALIDAKAKLGSQDRISLLLDAEPDGDRFDIEGDYRAPAGGVVAGLAGFEAGYSGRIVGDGTWRRWRGAAVARRLGAAGRDEAPVAAFRISNDAGRYGVLGQVRPGFDDTTFAGRVLSDRLSLAASFNLERSVIEGRAAAVTDGLHLRAGGVVDLADKAVDGARISLDLRNPDLLGENMRLEGAQLAANLAGGFDDLSIKHEIAVARLTVAGVVATMLRQEGSARLEGARLIMPLALTAERVTTGNPQADPRLVGGRADGLLTYDLASQKLAIDRGQVSFPGLTAELSLRGDIPAGAYALAGPLTVSRLAVEGVGEVTAKAKFLAKFGPAVPWSLRANLAGEVSRIANATVINLAGEQIRFKGELGAGAGEPVILRETIITAPRLTATIDSKLVRNGATARTVLAGDGRQTQYGPFSFEAEISGDDGPRAVLVLADPLPAAGLKDVRIALAPSEAGFGLDVAGQSLLGAFDGALELLLPADAPTRVAINRLEVYRTNVTGEVVLGEAGASGDLRLAGGGVNGTATFRPQPGGAVGFAVDLAARNASFGGETPISITRADIAATGRYAEGNTRIDADISAAGFEYGALSLASLTAKAAIEDGRGTVIGSIAGRRADRFAVNFDAQVAPSRIAVAARGQYGGANIAMPRRAVLTAREEGGWSLAPTQFGYANGYAIVDGTFGGDETALQLKLARMPLRLLDLAGADLGLGGRLSGIVDYRQEGRSAPEATARVRIDRFSRAGLVLSSKPVNVLGVLELGPDRLTGAARLLEGNERRGDVSLRIVGMAPDGALSERLANGQLDGRLAFDGAAETLWRLAAIEAFDLKGPIAIATRATGTLGAPRINGTLSSDNLTVASALSGTRIDNVAARGRFAGSRLEITRFAGATPGGGTIIGSSTVDLAGISAERGPAIDLRAAAKDARLLDANGLEATITGPLRIVSNGIGGTIAGRVTINRARWALGVAAEDMALPRIATREVGGDRASGRTQASGRDAAWRYLVNASASNRVAVEGMGLDSEWGIDIALRGTVEDPRIGGTARLVRGDYTFAGTRFDLTRGRILFDENEPINPRLDILAETARNGTNVDIAITGNAMSPAIAFSSDPALPEEEILARLLFGGSVTSLSATDAVQLAAALAALQGGGGGLDPIGELRRSIGLDQLRIISADPLIGRGTGIAIGKNITRKIYAELVTDGRGYSATQVEYRITSWLALLGTVSTIGRDSVLMQVSRDY comes from the coding sequence ATGGCTGACGAGGCAGGCATTCCCGAGGCGGCTGCGCCGGCGCAGTCAAGCGCTCCTGTCAGCACCCGGCGGCGCTGGGGCAAGCGGCTGGGCTGGGCGCTTGCGCTGCTGCTCGCACCGTTCCTGTTCGCCGCTGCCTTCCTTGCGACCCCGATCGGCAAGCGCTTCATCGCTGACCAGATCGCCGCCATTGCGCCCGCCTCGGGCCTGCGTTTCAGCGTCGGGCGGATCGAGGGCGACATCTACGGCAAGGCGGTGCTGCGCAGCGTGGTGGTGAGCGATCCCAAGGGTGCCTTCCTGACCATCCCCGAAGTGCGGCTAGACTGGCGACCGCTGCACTGGCTGTGGAGCGGGCTCGATATCCGCGAGGTCACGACCCGGCGCGGGCGGCTGACCAGACTGCCCGAACTCCTCCCCGGCGATCCCGACGCGCCGCTCCTGCCCGATTTCGATATCCGCGTTGATCGGCTGGTGATCGATGACCTCGTGATCGCCAAGGGCGTTGCAACCGACAAGGACGAACGCGCCGACCTCTCTGCGCGGATCGATATCCGTGATGGCCGTGCACTGATCGACGCCAAGGCCAAGCTCGGCTCCCAGGATCGTATCAGTTTGCTCCTCGACGCCGAGCCGGACGGAGACCGCTTCGATATCGAAGGCGATTACCGTGCGCCAGCCGGCGGTGTCGTGGCAGGGTTGGCGGGCTTCGAGGCTGGCTATTCCGGGCGGATCGTTGGCGATGGCACATGGCGGCGCTGGCGCGGCGCGGCGGTGGCGCGGCGCCTGGGTGCAGCGGGGCGCGATGAGGCGCCAGTGGCAGCGTTCCGGATCAGCAATGATGCCGGACGTTACGGCGTGCTCGGGCAGGTGCGTCCCGGGTTTGACGACACCACCTTCGCCGGGCGGGTGCTGAGCGACAGGCTCTCGCTCGCCGCCAGTTTCAACCTCGAGCGCAGCGTTATCGAAGGGCGGGCAGCAGCGGTGACGGATGGGCTTCATCTGCGCGCTGGCGGCGTGGTCGATCTGGCTGACAAGGCGGTAGACGGCGCCCGCATAAGCCTCGATCTGCGCAATCCCGACCTGCTTGGCGAGAATATGCGGCTCGAAGGCGCGCAGCTTGCGGCCAATCTTGCTGGCGGCTTTGATGACCTGTCGATCAAGCACGAAATTGCGGTTGCGCGGCTCACCGTGGCTGGCGTGGTCGCCACAATGCTCCGGCAGGAAGGCAGCGCCCGGCTTGAGGGTGCTCGGCTGATCATGCCGCTGGCGCTGACAGCCGAACGTGTGACGACCGGCAATCCCCAGGCCGACCCTCGCCTTGTGGGGGGACGGGCTGACGGGCTGCTGACCTATGATCTGGCATCGCAGAAACTGGCGATTGATCGCGGGCAGGTCAGCTTTCCTGGTCTCACAGCCGAACTCAGCCTGCGCGGCGATATTCCCGCCGGCGCCTATGCGCTTGCAGGGCCACTGACCGTCAGCCGACTTGCGGTGGAGGGCGTGGGCGAGGTGACGGCCAAAGCCAAGTTTCTGGCCAAGTTCGGCCCTGCCGTCCCATGGAGCCTGCGCGCCAATCTTGCAGGCGAGGTCAGCCGCATCGCCAATGCCACGGTGATCAATCTTGCGGGCGAGCAGATCCGCTTCAAGGGCGAATTGGGCGCGGGCGCGGGCGAACCAGTGATCCTGCGCGAGACAATCATCACTGCCCCGCGCTTGACCGCCACGATCGACAGCAAGCTGGTGAGGAATGGCGCGACGGCGCGCACCGTTCTCGCAGGCGATGGGCGCCAGACGCAGTATGGCCCGTTCAGCTTCGAAGCCGAGATCAGCGGAGATGATGGCCCGCGCGCGGTGCTGGTGTTGGCCGATCCTCTGCCTGCCGCCGGGCTCAAGGATGTGCGCATTGCCCTCGCTCCGAGCGAGGCGGGCTTTGGTCTCGATGTGGCCGGGCAATCGCTGCTGGGCGCGTTCGACGGCGCGCTTGAACTGTTGCTGCCCGCCGATGCGCCGACCCGCGTGGCCATCAACCGGCTGGAAGTCTATCGCACCAATGTCACCGGCGAGGTGGTGCTGGGCGAGGCGGGCGCTTCGGGCGATCTGCGGCTGGCAGGCGGCGGCGTGAACGGCACGGCGACCTTCCGCCCCCAACCGGGCGGTGCGGTTGGTTTTGCCGTTGACCTGGCGGCGCGCAATGCGAGCTTCGGCGGCGAAACCCCAATCAGCATTACCCGCGCGGATATTGCCGCGACGGGCCGCTACGCCGAGGGTAATACCCGGATTGATGCCGATATCAGCGCTGCGGGCTTCGAATATGGCGCGCTCAGCCTTGCCAGCCTGACCGCGAAGGCCGCCATCGAGGATGGCCGCGGCACGGTCATAGGAAGCATCGCCGGACGCCGGGCCGATCGCTTCGCCGTCAATTTCGACGCGCAGGTTGCCCCCAGCCGCATCGCTGTTGCGGCGCGGGGACAATATGGCGGCGCCAACATTGCCATGCCGCGCCGCGCCGTTCTGACCGCGCGCGAGGAGGGTGGCTGGAGCCTTGCACCGACCCAGTTCGGCTATGCCAATGGTTACGCCATCGTCGATGGCACTTTCGGCGGGGACGAGACGGCGCTGCAGCTCAAGCTGGCGCGGATGCCGCTGCGCCTGCTTGATCTGGCGGGAGCGGATTTGGGCTTGGGCGGGCGGTTGTCAGGGATTGTCGATTATCGCCAGGAGGGCCGAAGCGCGCCAGAGGCTACGGCGAGGGTGCGGATCGATCGCTTCAGCCGCGCCGGGCTGGTGCTTTCTTCCAAGCCCGTCAACGTGCTCGGCGTGCTGGAGCTCGGGCCTGATCGGCTGACCGGCGCTGCGCGTCTGCTCGAAGGGAATGAGCGGCGCGGCGATGTATCGCTGCGCATCGTCGGGATGGCGCCCGATGGTGCGCTTTCGGAGCGGCTTGCCAACGGGCAGCTCGATGGACGGCTGGCGTTCGATGGAGCGGCTGAAACCCTGTGGCGGCTGGCTGCGATTGAGGCGTTTGATCTCAAGGGGCCGATCGCCATCGCCACCCGCGCCACCGGAACGCTGGGCGCGCCGCGTATCAACGGCACCTTGTCGAGCGACAACCTCACCGTCGCCAGCGCATTGAGCGGTACGCGGATCGACAATGTCGCCGCGCGCGGGCGCTTTGCCGGTTCGCGGCTGGAAATCACCCGCTTTGCAGGAGCGACACCGGGCGGCGGCACGATCATCGGCAGCAGTACGGTGGATCTGGCCGGGATCAGCGCGGAGCGCGGCCCGGCAATCGACCTGCGCGCGGCGGCCAAGGATGCCCGGTTGTTGGATGCCAACGGGCTTGAGGCGACCATAACCGGGCCGCTGCGGATCGTGTCCAACGGGATTGGCGGCACCATCGCGGGGCGCGTCACGATCAACCGCGCGCGCTGGGCGCTGGGGGTGGCGGCCGAGGACATGGCATTGCCGCGCATCGCCACGCGCGAAGTTGGCGGAGATCGCGCGTCGGGACGCACGCAGGCATCAGGCCGCGACGCGGCGTGGCGCTATCTTGTCAATGCTTCGGCTTCCAACCGGGTCGCGGTTGAAGGGATGGGGCTGGACAGCGAATGGGGCATCGACATCGCTCTGCGCGGCACAGTGGAAGACCCGCGCATCGGCGGCACCGCGCGGCTGGTTCGGGGTGATTACACCTTTGCCGGCACCCGTTTCGACCTCACCCGCGGGCGCATCCTGTTTGACGAGAACGAGCCGATCAACCCGCGGCTCGATATCCTTGCCGAAACCGCCCGCAACGGCACCAATGTCGATATTGCGATCACCGGCAATGCCATGTCGCCCGCGATCGCCTTTTCCAGCGATCCCGCCTTGCCCGAGGAGGAAATTCTGGCGCGGCTGCTGTTTGGCGGTTCGGTGACGTCGCTTTCCGCGACCGACGCGGTGCAATTGGCGGCGGCGCTGGCAGCCTTGCAAGGCGGGGGTGGGGGGCTCGACCCGATTGGCGAACTGCGCCGCTCGATCGGGCTCGATCAGTTGCGGATTATCAGCGCCGACCCCTTGATCGGGCGCGGCACCGGCATCGCCATCGGGAAGAACATCACCCGCAAGATCTATGCGGAGCTCGTGACCGACGGGCGCGGCTACAGCGCGACACAGGTCGAATACCGCATCACCAGTTGGCTGGCGCTGCTGGGCACGGTTTCAACCATCGGACGCGATTCAGTGCTGATGCAGGTCAGCCGGGATTATTAG
- a CDS encoding threonine ammonia-lyase, with protein sequence MSIQSASLSPKGAAATPADLTLDDVRAAAARIGGAVVNTPMMHSITLSEITGADIWLKFENLQFTAAYKERGALNALLLLTEEQRARGVIAASAGNHSQGLSYHGTRLGVPVTIVMPKPTPTVKVMQTESVGGTVVLEGETFDEAYAHARKLEGELGLTFVHPFDDPHVAAGAGTVALEMLEVKPDLDCIVTPIGGGGLISGMATVAKALNPDIEVVGVQAGLFPSMFDRIKGANLPCGGDTLAEGIAVKVPGDFTAKVIAERVDDILLVDEPALEKAVALLLQIEKTVVEGAGAAGLAAVLGNPKRFAGKSVGLALCGGNIDTRLLANVLLRDLARQGRLARLRITLQDRPGALFKVMRLFDEHNVNIIEIYHQRIFTTLPAKGLITDIECEARDAEQVERLVEGLRAQGYTVQLVELG encoded by the coding sequence ATGTCAATCCAGAGCGCATCTCTCAGCCCCAAGGGCGCCGCCGCCACCCCGGCCGACCTCACCCTCGACGACGTGCGGGCCGCAGCGGCGCGAATTGGCGGCGCGGTGGTCAACACGCCGATGATGCACTCGATCACTTTGTCCGAGATCACCGGCGCCGACATCTGGCTGAAGTTCGAGAACCTTCAGTTCACTGCCGCCTACAAGGAGCGCGGCGCATTGAACGCGCTGCTGCTCCTGACAGAAGAACAGCGCGCGCGCGGCGTGATTGCAGCCTCGGCGGGCAACCATTCGCAGGGCTTGTCATACCACGGCACAAGGCTGGGCGTGCCGGTCACCATCGTCATGCCCAAGCCGACACCGACCGTGAAGGTCATGCAGACCGAGAGCGTCGGCGGCACGGTTGTGCTGGAAGGCGAGACTTTCGATGAGGCCTATGCGCATGCCCGCAAGCTCGAAGGCGAGCTGGGTCTGACTTTCGTCCACCCTTTCGACGATCCCCACGTGGCGGCGGGCGCCGGAACGGTTGCGCTGGAAATGCTCGAAGTAAAGCCCGATCTCGATTGCATCGTCACGCCAATCGGTGGGGGCGGCTTGATTTCGGGCATGGCGACGGTCGCCAAGGCGCTCAACCCCGATATCGAAGTGGTCGGTGTGCAAGCGGGACTCTTCCCGTCGATGTTCGACCGCATCAAAGGTGCGAACCTGCCCTGCGGTGGAGACACGCTGGCCGAAGGGATCGCGGTCAAGGTGCCGGGCGATTTCACGGCGAAGGTGATTGCCGAGCGGGTCGACGACATCCTGCTGGTCGATGAACCGGCGCTGGAGAAGGCGGTCGCCTTGCTGCTCCAGATCGAAAAGACTGTCGTCGAAGGCGCCGGCGCGGCGGGACTGGCGGCGGTGCTCGGTAATCCCAAGCGGTTCGCGGGCAAATCGGTGGGCCTCGCGCTATGCGGCGGCAATATCGACACGCGCCTGCTCGCCAATGTGCTGCTGCGCGATCTCGCCCGGCAGGGCCGCCTGGCGCGGCTGCGGATCACCTTGCAGGATCGTCCCGGCGCACTGTTCAAGGTGATGCGCCTGTTCGACGAACACAACGTCAACATCATCGAAATCTATCACCAGCGCATCTTCACGACGCTCCCGGCGAAGGGCCTGATCACCGATATCGAATGCGAGGCCCGCGATGCCGAGCAGGTGGAACGGCTTGTCGAAGGGTTGCGCGCGCAGGGCTACACGGTGCAGCTCGTCGAACTCGGCTGA